The following proteins come from a genomic window of Candidatus Francisella endociliophora:
- a CDS encoding 5-oxoprolinase subunit B family protein yields MEYHFLNESCFIYKVSDRLCLEDNLVVLSIYKEIIKDSEFCSKYQIFDIVPTYNSIAFHFDYDDLSSLKEAILTRIKIVDYSQQLEPKTHYIAVKYNGEDLQKASGILGLSESEIIKRHTQVEYHIAMLGFKPYFPYLLGLDKSINLPRLATPRNRIPAGSIGIGGSQTTIFPEQSPSGWNIIGHSDFRDFKSFCAGDKIIFKEI; encoded by the coding sequence ATGGAGTATCATTTTCTAAATGAGAGCTGTTTCATTTATAAGGTTAGTGATAGGCTTTGCTTGGAAGATAATTTAGTAGTTTTAAGTATCTATAAAGAGATAATTAAAGATTCAGAATTTTGTAGTAAGTATCAGATTTTTGATATTGTTCCTACTTATAATTCTATAGCTTTTCACTTTGATTATGATGATCTGTCGAGTTTAAAAGAAGCTATTTTAACTAGAATCAAAATAGTTGACTATAGTCAGCAACTAGAACCTAAAACGCATTATATTGCGGTTAAGTATAATGGTGAAGATTTACAAAAAGCTTCTGGGATTTTAGGTTTGAGTGAGTCAGAAATTATCAAAAGGCACACTCAAGTTGAATATCATATTGCTATGCTAGGGTTTAAACCATATTTCCCGTATTTATTAGGTTTGGATAAGAGTATTAATTTGCCTCGTTTAGCAACACCAAGGAATAGAATACCAGCAGGCTCTATAGGCATTGGGGGTTCGCAAACAACAATTTTTCCTGAACAATCACCAAGCGGTTGGAATATTATAGGACATTCTGATTTCAGAGACTTTAAGAGTTTTTGTGCTGGCGATAAAATAATTTTTAAGGAGATATAA
- a CDS encoding 5-oxoprolinase subunit PxpA — protein MLLINCDLGERGVAHPVDDQLVSYIDMANIACGGHAGDKQSVDYYVNLCKQNNVKITAHISYPDKENFGRKVIEIENAELCQSFDKQFTLFDDQVKAIKPHGALYNELNVNEELAKVFVSWCVKNNIQELVLSPFGKVKKYARASGIKVIKESFAERGYQLDINGNPMLIPRGQPNAEIHNVEKAVKQFKQLQRGYIDVNAQQIVFESQTICIHSDSAIALELAKELYSNKG, from the coding sequence ATGCTTTTAATAAATTGTGACCTAGGAGAAAGAGGCGTTGCTCATCCAGTAGATGATCAACTTGTTAGTTATATAGATATGGCAAATATAGCTTGTGGTGGTCATGCTGGGGATAAGCAAAGTGTTGATTACTATGTAAACTTATGTAAGCAAAACAATGTAAAAATAACGGCTCATATTTCTTACCCAGATAAAGAAAATTTTGGTAGAAAGGTTATTGAAATAGAGAATGCTGAACTATGCCAATCATTTGATAAGCAGTTTACTCTTTTCGATGATCAGGTAAAGGCTATAAAACCTCATGGTGCTTTGTATAATGAGCTTAATGTTAATGAAGAGCTTGCTAAAGTATTTGTGTCATGGTGTGTTAAAAATAATATTCAAGAGCTAGTACTTAGTCCATTTGGTAAAGTAAAAAAGTATGCACGAGCTAGTGGTATTAAAGTTATTAAAGAGAGTTTTGCTGAGAGAGGGTATCAACTTGATATTAATGGAAATCCAATGCTTATTCCTCGAGGTCAACCAAATGCTGAAATTCATAATGTTGAAAAAGCGGTTAAGCAATTTAAACAGTTACAAAGAGGTTATATTGATGTTAATGCTCAGCAGATAGTTTTTGAGTCTCAGACAATTTGTATACATTCTGATAGTGCGATAGCTTTAGAATTAGCTAAAGAGTTATACAGTAATAAAGGTTAA